Genomic DNA from Novipirellula galeiformis:
TCCCATGAGGGGGGATCAAATTCATTGGGGGCGAAAGGGGTTTAGAGCGTTCAGAGTAAACCACGCCTGATCACAATGAAACGGGCACTTGCGCAGAATTCGCCGTTCCTACGGCTTGTGGCGTTGCAACGGTGCTCAAGACCCTTGCTCGTGTACGCGACAAGCCGTTGGCGAATGACGAGCTTGGTGAGAGCCCGTGAGCGTGCTTAACTGACTTCCATGGATGTACCCATGGTGGTACCGGGGGCCGGTAACTCGCTCGAACCTTCTAGGTAGATGTCGATCGCACGCGCGGCACCCCGCCCTTCATTGATCGCCCAGACCACCAAGCTTTGCCCGCGACGACAATCTCCAGCAGCAAAAACTCCTTCGATGCTGGTGGCAAACTTGCCATGCGTCGCTTGGAAATTGCTGCGTGGGTCGACTTCGACTCCAAGCGATTTGGCGATGTATTGCTCCGGTCCCAAGAAGCCCATTGCCAGCAGGATCAATTGTGCTGGCCATTCCTTTTCGCTGCCTTCGACCTCGGCCATCTTCCAACCGCCATCGTCCCCTTTGGTCCAAGCCACTTGAACGGTCTTGATGCCACGTAAGTTACCGGCATCATCGAGCAAAAATTCCTTGCTGAGGATTTCGTACTCGCGAGGGTCACGCCCGAACTTGGCGGAGCATTCTTCATGGCCATAGTCGACACGGAAGACGCGCGGCCATTCGGGCCATGGGTTGTCCGGAGCGCGGTCCTCCGGAGGTTGCGGCAATAATTCAAAGTTCACCAAGCTACGGCAACCGTGTCGGAGACTCGTTCCGATACAGTCGGTGCCGGTGTCTCCACCGCCAATCACGATGACATCTTTGCCTTCGGCGTTGATAAACGAATCGCCAAGCGAATCGCCGTGAACCTTGTGCTTGGTGTTGGCCGTCAAGAATTCCATGGCGAAGTGAACGCCGCTCGCATCGCGATTGGCAATCGGCAAATCGCGTGGCTTGGTTGCACCACACGCCAACAGCAAGGCGTCGAAATCGTTGGTCAACTCTTTCGGGTCGATATCCTCTCCGACGTTCACGCCGGTAACAAACTCGATCCCCTCGGCGGTCATCTTGTCGATTCGACGCTGGATGACCTCCTTCGATAGCTTCATGTTGGGGATTCCGTATTGCAGCAGTCCGCCAACGCGGTCGGCACGCTCGTAGACCGTGACGAGATGGCCCGCTTGGTTCAACTGGTCTGCCGCGGTCAAGCCAGCAGGCCCGCTACCGACGATGGCCACCTTTTTACCCGTCCGCGACTTGGGCGGGGTGGGGCGAATCCAGCCTTTGCTCCAAGCGTGATCGACGACCGCGTTTTCGATGTTTTTGATCGTGACCGG
This window encodes:
- a CDS encoding glutamate synthase subunit beta, with product MGKPTGFKEFDRKKVAWRLPVVRLGDYDEIYTDPETEQLQEQGARCMDCGVPFCQSTTGCPIDNLIPEWNDLVYNDRWKDANERLHKTNNFPEFTGRVCPAPCEGACVLGITNPPVTIKNIENAVVDHAWSKGWIRPTPPKSRTGKKVAIVGSGPAGLTAADQLNQAGHLVTVYERADRVGGLLQYGIPNMKLSKEVIQRRIDKMTAEGIEFVTGVNVGEDIDPKELTNDFDALLLACGATKPRDLPIANRDASGVHFAMEFLTANTKHKVHGDSLGDSFINAEGKDVIVIGGGDTGTDCIGTSLRHGCRSLVNFELLPQPPEDRAPDNPWPEWPRVFRVDYGHEECSAKFGRDPREYEILSKEFLLDDAGNLRGIKTVQVAWTKGDDGGWKMAEVEGSEKEWPAQLILLAMGFLGPEQYIAKSLGVEVDPRSNFQATHGKFATSIEGVFAAGDCRRGQSLVVWAINEGRGAARAIDIYLEGSSELPAPGTTMGTSMEVS